GAACACCGCTCGCCTCAACGCAGTGCCGCACGGCCATGCCGGCATGGTGcacctcgcgccgccgtccctcCCTACCGCGCGGCTTCACGCTCCGGCCGCGCCACCGCTTCCCGGCACGCTGCCGCTAGCCCTCCTCCCGCCCCCCACGCTCGCCTcactcctcctcgccgccgtcgactcCTCCCCGTCCCTCCGCCACCTCCGTCATCTCCACGCGCTGCTCATCCGCCTGCCGCTCCCGCCCCGCTCTCTCCCATTCATCctctcccgcctcctccgccgcctagCCGCCCTCCCGCCCCCGCACGCGCCGCTCCCGTACGCGCTCTCCGTCttcgccgctctctctcccccggaccccttcctcgccgccgctcttctCCGCTTCGCGCTCCTCACGCAGCCGCCGCTCAGCCCGTTCCACCTCTTCTCCCGCATCCTCCGCAccgcccgcggcggcgagcttcccttcctcccaTTCGCTTTCTCCCCACTCGCCAAGTccgccgcggcagcccgctccctccccgccgcccaGGCCGCCCACGCGGTCTCGTTCCTCGTCGGTGGGTTTGATAAGCACCGGTTTGTCGAGAACTCGCTGATCGGTGCTTACATTGCCTGTGGTGACGTCGGCGCTGCACGGAAagtgtttgatgaaatggtGGTTAAGGATGTGATTTGCTGGACAAGTATTGTGGTGGCATATTCCAGGAGCAGGGATATGGGGTCCGCAGAGGAGGTGTTTGGGCAGTGCCCGGTGAAGGATATGGTGGCATGGACAGCCATGGTGACTGGGTATGCTCAAAATGCCATGCCTATGAAGGCGTTGGAAGTGTTTGATCGGATGACCGCACTCGGCATAGGCATTGATGAGGTCTCGTTGACGGGTGCAATCTCAGCATGTGCTCAGCTTGGTGCGGTGAAGCGTGCTGCCTGGGTTCAGGAGATCGCAGAGATGAATGGTTTTGGGATGAATGTGGTTGTCGGGTCAGGGTTGGTGGATATGTATGCCAAGTGTGGGCTTATTGATGAAGCATGTAAGGTTTTTGATGGGATGCAGGAGAAGAACGTGTACACATATAGCTCAATGGTTGTTGGTCTCGCTTCTCATGGGAGGGCTAGAGAGGCAATTGCTTTGTTCAAGGACATGGTTAGGAGGGCCGATGTGGCTCCAAACCATGTGACCTTTATAGGGGTATTGACAGCTTGTAGCCATGCAGGGATGGTGACAGATGGGCGCTACTACTTTGCACAGATGAAGGACAAATATGGGATATTACCATCTGCAGATCACTATACCTGTATGGTCGATTTGCTTGGTCGGGCAGGATTGGTGGATGAAGCTCTTGATCTTGTGAGGTCGATGACTGTGGAGCCTCATGGTGGTGTGTGGGGAGCACTGCTTGGTGCTTGTCGTATCCATGGGAAAACTGAAGTTGCGAAGGTAGCAGCTGAACATCTTTTTAAGCTTGAACCAGAGGGTATAGGGAACTATGTGCTGTTATCGAATACACTTGCGGCAGCAGGAAAGTGGGATGAAGTCTCAAAGGTTCGGAAAGTAATGAGAAGCCGGAGGCTGAAAAAGGTTCCTGCAGTCAGCTGGTTTGAAGGGAGAGATGGGTTGGTCCATCAGTTCTTTGCTGGTGATAATTCTCACCCAAGGACCCGTGAAATAAAGAAGGCATTATTGGAGCTAGTGGCAAAGTTGAAGCATGCTGGTTATGTGCCAATCCTCAGTTCAATTGTTTATGATGTGAGCaatgaagagaaagaaaggcTGCTAATGGGTCACAGTGAAAAGCTTGCTCTGTTATTTGGATTGCTCACGCTTGGATCTAGATGTACAATTAGGATAGTAAAAAATCTAAGGATCTGTGATGACTGCCATTTGTTTATACGACTGGTGTCAAGATTTGAGCCTGTTGAGATTATAGTCAGGGACAATATGAGATTCCATCATTTCAAAGATGGAGAATGCTCCTGTGGTGGATTCTGGTGAAAGCATAAAAACAAAAGTTCAATCAAAATTGGGAAAATAGGAACTTGATGACTGATGAAACCTGGAGCAACTTGTTTATTTGACATGTTTCTTGAGCATTTGGCACTCAGTTCTCAACAGTGGGACAAACTCACGTCAGATTGTTTTTTTAGCGTACTCACTTCATATTTTAACCGGGGGCTGAGAGCAGTTATTGGCAAGTCCAATTTGCACTGATTTGTCACATAATTCAGATTTAGTCAGAAGTGTTTGGGTCCTAAAGTGTGTGGATGTACGATCGCAAAAATCTCCATAATTGATTAAAAAATATGTTACTGAAAACATTACACGGATGACACGGACTGACATACAAATGCAATCCACGAAGCAACTGACAATTGTAGGTTAGCCAGAGCCCTTTTAGGGCAGTTTTTTTAGGAATCCTTTTGGGGCATTGGTGAAATAACTATGCAGTATGAGGACCGAAGTCAGGTCATTCCTACTTGCTGTTGTGTCTTTCAGTTTGAGGAGGACAAATAAGAACTGAATAACTGCCAATACTTCGCTGTCTTGGCATTACTTTGGTGTTGCTCCTAGCAAGTCCTTGTGCCTGGCAGCCTGAGAAGATCTAGATTTTTGCAAACATAGTACTCATGGCCCAGGCATAATTCTGTTCAAAATTTGAAGGCAGCATACCGTGGAGATACGATTTCTTGACAGATATCTTGAAACTCTTGCGGTCCACTGCAGGGATACTTTGGGTGCCCAGGCACAGACTGACGATTCTTTGCTCTTGCAGCATCTAGCAACTGACCTACAATGCAGTTCGTTGTCATCGATGCTGGCCAGAAGACTTCCTTTCCCTTCTGCCTGATGAGAAGAGCCAATGTGGTGCTTTTGTTACATGTGAACTGGGGGCAATGCTTAGTTTGAGGTCGAGATCACTTTCCATAGAAGCACTCCAACTTTCACCTTCAACTGATTTACCCCTTGCTGATCttccttcttggtttcttgAAGTTTCTTCAGTGAAGAGGTTTAGGCATGATGCTGGCTTGCATTCTTGAATAAATGGACGTTCTGGTACTTGTTGGGGAGCAGAGTATTGTGCGTTACCAAGATGAACACATTGACTGGCCTCTGATGTACAGGGGCTATTCTTGAGGTTTGGCCTCTGGCTCTGCACCATTTCTTGATTTTCTTCTGTTCTGAATTGGAAACTATGCTTCACTCCACCTAATTGAGCCATCAGTGATTTTTGTACACTGTATAGCCGGTGCAGTTCATGCACCTGATGCAAGACAACATGAATGCAAAGTTCTGAGTTGCAGCAATGACAAACAATCACGGAGCAGCATAATAATTTGTTGACAACTTTTTAGATGAATGTCTATGCAGGATAAACAGCACACTACGTTATATTGTGAAGCTAGAAGCCTAGAAGTCTAGAGCAACATGTTATTTTTCATTGATGGCTGCAAACATTTTCATATTCAAGAGTCTCGGAGTCTCAGATCTATTCGGGTATTTGAACATTGACTTCCTTCCTATTGATTTTCCCACATTTTGTGCTATCTACCTATCTTGTAAATCTTGCGTGTGTGTTTTGATGAATCACAAAATTATTCCTTCTTACCTGCTGTCTGAAGACCTCATCATGTTCCATGATTGTTCTCCGAATTGATTCCTTGCTATTATGCTTGGAGTATTTGTCCATTGGCTCTAGCAAGATGTCACTGGAAAGCTTTTGCCCACTAGCTTTCAGCAATATTTCGGCTAGTTTCTGAACAGAACCTTTACTTTCTAGCCCTCTAATGATGGCTATCCCTTCTTTCTCCAACAAGGCAGAGATGGTTCTATGAATACCAAATAAATCAGTAGCCATTCCTGAGAAGTTAGAACGAAAAGTCAGATCGGTCACCATATTGTCTGCAAGGTAAGTCAATTATGACAGGAAGTTTAATCTGCAACCAGAGTTGATTGTACTACGTTAGTCAGGTAACTATCATATGTTTTACTGCAGAGGACGAGGGAAAACAGCCGGTACTGGATACTGGACCAGCACAGGGTTGCGAGAAGCAAACATAGAGCGATTCACATGAAGACTCACTCACCTGAAAATCGGCGACTCATGCTGCACCTGCTTATCTCGCATCTTTGCTCTCCTTTGGTTACAGCTCATGAACACTTGGAATCTCCATATATCAGCAAGGTACTGAACGGGATGCAGCTTGCATAAATCTCTCTTCAGCACCCATTACTCATTGCACTTCTGTGGATAGCCCGCCCGAGCTACGGGAGAATTCTGCAGAAGACGATTTGGAGTTTGGATGTGGCAGCAAGACTCTCTATCCTCATGGTTCTGAAGCAAACATCATCCTTTTGTAGGAACAGCAGTAGCCAAGCCAaccaaaaggaaagaaaaggtagTAATGCAAAGGTCGACAGGCTGTGTGATGGCTAAGCAGGATGCAAGGGCAACAAGGCAAAAGTTCAGGATTTGAGATCGTTGGCAGGAGGTACAAGTATTTGTTTAACAGGCTGAAGGAAGGATCAGGGAAGTGCAGCAACCAATGGGAAGGCCAAATCTTGCTGGTTTAATGAAACAACCTGTCCAACCTACATGTGAAGCAGATATCTCACGCAGGTCTTGCCGGGACAAAAGATATCAAGGTTTTGAACTTGgctgcctctctctctctctctgagaTAGATAAGTAAGGGCAGACATATCTTCACATGTTTGCAGTTTATAGTCGAGATCTGCAGATACCATGGGCCCACGGCAATGAGTTATCCTAGGGCGTCCTTCGCAGTCGTCACGGTCCCAGTTCTGGGATCTGGCCACAGCCTCAGAAAAGTAAACTGCCGTTTGAGCTTCCATGTGAGTTGCAAGCCCCCTTACTttgagtttctttttttaacctGGACACTGGACAGGTTGTTGCTGTACTGTGAACTCAGCATGTTCCATCCCTGCCTTCCCAAGATTCTAGGACGTCTGTATCTCAAATTAAGCCTTTGTTAATCCCTTAATTGCACCGACAGGGTACTACTAAACTCTCTTCTTGATCTAAATCACATTCGGGTTGACTTAACACTAGCTAGGCTGTTCAGCGATCAGTTCATGATTTGATCTGCAGTCTAGATTCCATATAGTTTGACTTTTTTAGTTCCTCTGTGCCCTTAGATGGATCTGTGCCTTGATTTAAGCCTCACCATATGAACAGTATCCTGATCTAGCTGCAAGATTTTGCGCTAAatctgtttatttttttcagataTGGGTGCATACATAGGACAGTAGCATAGTACAACGTAGGATAAGATTGTGCTGGCCATCGATTAACTTTCCAAGATTCCTACATCAACAACTAAAGATTTAATGCCGGGGCCATGTTACTTTCTAGCCACTCTAACTCGAACCCGCATTCTCTTATCGGGTTTCCTTCTCCGCGAAAGAAGGGATTCTGGAAATCAGATTGTCACTGTTTCTGAAAAGGATTTGCACCTTGGATATATGGAATGATTATACTGTTGACCCTGTCTTGTGTTTATCATTTTGCTTTCATTGCTGAACCCTATGTTGTGGCCAAGCTTTGAATTAAACACCCAACACTGACGTATGCATGAAGTTTGATCTTCTCTACAGAACGAAGTTAGTTATCTGACATTCTACTGTACCAAGGACATGAGAATCTAAACACTTTAATTTTGTCCAGCAGTTCAATTTGTTGAGTTGTTCTCCTCTATACCCCATGCTACGGGTGCCTCATATCAGACAACCAAATATCTAACATGGAAAGGAACTTTGCAACGTCATGGACTCATGGCCATCCACGTACCATTCGGAGACAAGCAGCATCAACCCACACTATATCTGGATAACTTCGAGAACAATCGACTGGCTGTGGTTGCACTCTCGGAGCAGATATTCGATagttcctttcaagaaaggccAGACAACCGGGTAGACAACTTGCCCATAAAGCAGGTACAAACACATTACAAATTGTTAGTTTCCTTGGCAATTCTCTTAAACACATATTATCCTTTACGATAGTCCATGACTTGAAAATTAAAATCCAGATATGCTCATGGATGGAGGTGGCTGATACTGATAAAGAAGGAGAGGATCAAGCGTAGATCAGAGGATCCCAAataaggagcagcagcagccaaaaTAATGCAAAGCGACCGTCGCGCTCGCCTCCAAGGCCCGACAGGCTACCTGCCGCGGATCCTTTTTCATCGCTGTCTTGCATCCGGGCGCTTGGTGGCCAGCCAGCGCAAACAACATCGAACTGGCTGGCTCACATGGACCACACCGTGGCTATGCAGTCCATTGTTCACATATGCGTCTTTGGATGCGTCCGGATCTCAGCATAGATTATTGGTGCCTTCTTCTTGCCACGCGATATGTGTTCTCCACAGCGATATACTCATGGAGGAAAGTCACTTTTGGGACGCTTTTCTCTGGACAATTTGCTAGCTCTTCTGGTGGATTGTAAAGTAGTTGAAGGATGAAGCATGGTGATACTGATATCTAATTTGTGAGATTAACTCCGGGAATAAATGTACTTCGTGTAACcttttctccaaaaaaaattaagagcaTGAATGATTTGACGAGCTGAGATGGACTGACTGGGTTCCGTTAACCTGCGCTGTATGTATGTCGTTGTCTTGGGCATATCACTAATTAAGAAAATTCAGTGACCAATTAATTAGCAAAAACCGAAAAAATTATTTGAGTACGCAACTAAAGATTACTTCGAGAAAAGCACTGTTTTCTTTCGGCATCTCAGCTTTGGATCGAGCTCTACGCATCTCTATgctttcctctctttttttccttttgagaggctaatgtttttttttccagaggGTACGTATTTCAGAATTATTTCAGAGAGTAGACTGTGCATCAAATAGGCTTCATTATGATCATTGGCCCTGGGCTCTGGAGATGGATGAGCCATAGCCTCACGCACAATCAAGACACAGTCGGCCCAATGAACTTTTATCTCAAGTGAAAGGTGAACCGCACCTAGGAAACGTAGAAATAAAAACGAAAGGGTGAGCCTGCCGGTGGCTTGCCAGCACGACGACACCGACGCACACCATGGATGGCAGTATGGATTGGGTACCCGAAACCTGATTATCCGACGGGTATAGACCGGATTAGGTGCGGATCTGAGAGAAATTTTGGACCCGTCGGTTCTGGCGGATCCGGGTCTGGTTGGTCTTATCCAAACTTGAAAACCCGGATACCCGGTTCGAAATATAGGCCTCAGATGTCATACCAAGCAATTAAAAGGAATTCGGCCCGACCCAACTTGAGAAACCTTAGCATCTCAGGCTCTCATCTCCCGATCAGCCCCTAAGCACAATCCGTAACTCCTCCCTCCCTGAGAACTGAGCTCTCAGTTGGCTGGAGCTGCCGTCGTGCAGCCAGCCTGTGCAAGTTCGATCCTCGGTTGGGGCGAATTTCGCATGTCTCATCAGGATTTTCGTTGTGCctcctttgtggtagagcaacGGGTACATGGTGATATTTGTTGCTGTAATTTTCCTTCTGCCTTGTTTGCTCCATTTCAGATATCTGTTGACTTGGGTCGGGTATACCCGGGGTCTGTGAGACCCGCATCATGGCCGGGTCTGGTAAATTTTTAGACCCGCTATCGGGTCCCCGAACCCGGCTGGTGCCATCCATACCCACGTACCTCGTCTAATTTGCCATCCTTTTTGTCTCGCGacaagtaaaaaaatattagagATGAGGCTCTCGCCCAATCTCCGGCAAGTCTCCGGCGCCACCCTCGCGGCAGCACTCCGCAAGGTATTTCCACTCACTCCGGCTCTCTTCCTTCCCAACAACCATTCTTCTTGGTTGAACCTCAGCCGGCCATGGATAAGGGAGCTCCAGGAATTCTATGCAGAAACAGTAGGATCGGTTGGTGGAGCAAAGGGAAGAAGAATGGTTGTTGGGAAGGAAGAGAGCCGGAGTGGGTGGAAATACCTTGCGGAGTGCTGCCGCGAGGGTGGCGCCGGAGACTTGCCGGAGATTGGGCGAGAGCCTCatctctgatttttttttttacttgtcGCGAGGCAAAAAGGATGGCAAATTAGACGAGGTACGTGCGTATGGATGGCACCAGCCGGGTTTGGGGACCCGATAGCGGGTCTAAAAATTTACCGGACCCGGCCGTTGCTGCATACACCAAACGACCGTGTCAAAAGGACATGTATATGCAAGAAACTGTGTGTGTAATAAGTTGTGCCTCTCCCATGCTTGTCCCTGAGTGGTAGAGCAATGTACCGATGCCAACAGAGTTTGTCTACTCTAAGAATCCACTGTGTGTGTAGTAAGTTGTATATCTAGCTTACATACTAGGGGTAGCATGTCTGGGTGTGATGTGTGTCAGTGCGTGAGTTCGGATACTAGGGAGTAAGTTCGGATACTAgagttgtactccctccgttacataataATATAAGACACGAACGCATTTCAGTGTTTTGCTTTGACCACCAATTAGACCAACAAAAAGTAAATTTTATACTGTAAAAACTATACCATCATAAACTTTTCTCAAATATGAATctagtggtataatttttataacacataattcatattttgttagtctagttgatggtcaaagttggacCTCGAAATGCGTGGGCGTCTTGgcattatgaaacggagggatcATTGTATCGTAGACACAGAGCACTCAAAAAAACTCCTCTCGCTCTCCCCAAGTTCCAAAAATCCAGCCGCCGGCAGCAAGcatcccggcggcggccagtcGCCGCGACCTCTAGCGTCCGGCGTGCGCATCCTCCCTCCGGCGACGCGGCTGCTCCTCCCTCCAGAGGCACGGGCACGCGGCGCTGCTCCTCCCTCCGGCGGCCCGGCCTTCGCAGGCGCGCGGCGTCCTCTCCCCTCCGCCCCTCGTTCTAGGCAGAGCGCtccagtggaggaggagccggccaGCCAACCTCCTCGCTGCTTTATTTGATTTGTGCTTTGTTTGACAGCAATTGATTTGTACcttgtttgctttgtttgaTGTACTCCTATATTAGTTGATCTGTGGAATTTTCAAGTCCAAATCGGCGCCTCTAATTTTCCTTCTGCCTTGTTTGCTCCGTTTGTTTGCTCCGTTTGAGATATTTGTTGACTGGGGTCGGGTATACCCGCAGACCCGCATCGAGGCCGGATCTGATAAATTTTTAGACCCGGTATCAACCCCGAATCCGGCAGGTGCCATCCATATCGGCACACACCTGTCTGATTTGCCATTTTTTGCCTCGTCGACAAGTGTAAAAACATCAAGTTCGAGATGAGGCTCTCCTCGCCCAATCTCCGGCAAGCCTCCGGCGCCACCCTCGCGGCAGCACTCGGCAAGGTATTTCCACTCACCCGGCTCTATTCCTTTCCTTCCCAACAATCATTCTTCTTCCCTTTGCTTCACCAACCGATCCTACTACTTCTGCGTAGAATTCCTTGAGCTCCCTTATCCATGGCCGGCTCAGGTTCAACCACACGTTGCTGCATACAACAAACAACCGTGTCAAGAGGACAGGTATATGCAAGAAAAGTGCAGAATTGAAGGATTGAGCATGAGTTTGTAGCACTTTACACGGTGTCTTTGTACGTGCAGAAGGATGGGCGGTGCGTGTGATGCCCCTGACGGAGGAGAACGTGGAGAAGGTGCTGGACGAAGTCCGGCCAAGTCTGATGGCCGACGGCGGTAACGTGGCACTGCACGAGATCGATGGCCTCGTCGTCGTTCTCATGCTCCAGGGGGCCTGTGGCTCCTGCCCCAGCTCCACCATGACGCTCAAGATGGGCATCGAGACCCGCCTCCGTGACAAGATCCCCGAGATCCTTGAAGTCGAGCAGATCCACGACACCGAGACCGGGCTCGAGCTCAATCTGGAGAACGTCGAGAAGGTCAGCCAGATACTCGGTCATACGCTTTCCTTACTGATCAATGACATACTAGGTCATATGTTTTGCTTATCAGTGTCCATTATGCATCCCACTCGTCCATTTCACCGAGCCTACAATTTTCTCTTCTAGCTTAGATAGTTCATATAAGTGCAGTACTCGGATGATCAAACCGTAAGCATGAAACTGAAGTTTAATGTAATGTTGTAGGTGCTAGATGAGATCAGGCCATACCTTGTCGGCACTGGAGGTGGAAGCCTTGATCTAGTTCAGATCGACGGTTTTGTCGTCAAGATTCAAATCAGTGGACCTGCGGCAAGTGTAATGACAGTGCGTGTAGCTGTAACACAAAAACTGAGGGAAAAGATACCATCAATCCTGGCTGTTCAGTTGACAGAGTAGAAACATAAAATCAGTTGTGCATCAATCAAGGGAAAGGAAGGCAATCAGCATTCTGATGACATTTCGATGTTCAGTTCTTCAGTCATTTAGTTCTGAATCATCACTGCAGTAAAATACTGAACATGTCAATATAGTTGTTATGCACAAGATTTTGTGATTATGAGAGAACAAAACTTACAGCACTGTTAATTCAGAAAGACACAGCTCAACAAAACTTTCAACCATTTGTATGGGCCTAATCATTATACTTTAGCAGTTACAAACTTGCCATTGCATTCCCTTGGCACAGGCTAAGCC
This is a stretch of genomic DNA from Brachypodium distachyon strain Bd21 chromosome 1, Brachypodium_distachyon_v3.0, whole genome shotgun sequence. It encodes these proteins:
- the LOC100843726 gene encoding pentatricopeptide repeat-containing protein At5g44230 — its product is MVHLAPPSLPTARLHAPAAPPLPGTLPLALLPPPTLASLLLAAVDSSPSLRHLRHLHALLIRLPLPPRSLPFILSRLLRRLAALPPPHAPLPYALSVFAALSPPDPFLAAALLRFALLTQPPLSPFHLFSRILRTARGGELPFLPFAFSPLAKSAAAARSLPAAQAAHAVSFLVGGFDKHRFVENSLIGAYIACGDVGAARKVFDEMVVKDVICWTSIVVAYSRSRDMGSAEEVFGQCPVKDMVAWTAMVTGYAQNAMPMKALEVFDRMTALGIGIDEVSLTGAISACAQLGAVKRAAWVQEIAEMNGFGMNVVVGSGLVDMYAKCGLIDEACKVFDGMQEKNVYTYSSMVVGLASHGRAREAIALFKDMVRRADVAPNHVTFIGVLTACSHAGMVTDGRYYFAQMKDKYGILPSADHYTCMVDLLGRAGLVDEALDLVRSMTVEPHGGVWGALLGACRIHGKTEVAKVAAEHLFKLEPEGIGNYVLLSNTLAAAGKWDEVSKVRKVMRSRRLKKVPAVSWFEGRDGLVHQFFAGDNSHPRTREIKKALLELVAKLKHAGYVPILSSIVYDVSNEEKERLLMGHSEKLALLFGLLTLGSRCTIRIVKNLRICDDCHLFIRLVSRFEPVEIIVRDNMRFHHFKDGECSCGGFW
- the LOC100833553 gene encoding uncharacterized protein LOC100833553 isoform X1; its protein translation is MVTDLTFRSNFSGMATDLFGIHRTISALLEKEGIAIIRGLESKGSVQKLAEILLKASGQKLSSDILLEPMDKYSKHNSKESIRRTIMEHDEVFRQQVHELHRLYSVQKSLMAQLGGVKHSFQFRTEENQEMVQSQRPNLKNSPCTSEASQCVHLGNAQYSAPQQVPERPFIQECKPASCLNLFTEETSRNQEGRSARGKSVEGESWSASMESDLDLKLSIAPSSHVTKAPHWLFSSGRRERKSSGQHR
- the LOC100833553 gene encoding uncharacterized protein LOC100833553 isoform X2, with protein sequence MSRRFSGMATDLFGIHRTISALLEKEGIAIIRGLESKGSVQKLAEILLKASGQKLSSDILLEPMDKYSKHNSKESIRRTIMEHDEVFRQQVHELHRLYSVQKSLMAQLGGVKHSFQFRTEENQEMVQSQRPNLKNSPCTSEASQCVHLGNAQYSAPQQVPERPFIQECKPASCLNLFTEETSRNQEGRSARGKSVEGESWSASMESDLDLKLSIAPSSHVTKAPHWLFSSGRRERKSSGQHR
- the LOC100833861 gene encoding nifU-like protein 3, chloroplastic codes for the protein MRLSSPNLRQASGATLAAALGKNSLSSLIHGRLRFNHTLLHTTNNRVKRTEGWAVRVMPLTEENVEKVLDEVRPSLMADGGNVALHEIDGLVVVLMLQGACGSCPSSTMTLKMGIETRLRDKIPEILEVEQIHDTETGLELNLENVEKVLDEIRPYLVGTGGGSLDLVQIDGFVVKIQISGPAASVMTVRVAVTQKLREKIPSILAVQLTE